In the Vibrio sp. FE10 genome, TAACGGAGGCATTGCCCCAGCGATTCCTGCAATTACGATGTTTTGCGGCGTAGCCCGCTTCAGGTACATGGTATAAATCACCGCATACCCTAATAAGCTCGCAAAGGTTAACCAAGCTGTCAGTTGGTTAACCCACACCACTAACGTGACAAAGCCAAGCAAGCCAATACCAGCAGCAAAGCTAAACACACGCACGCTGCTGAGTTCTCCTGACGGCAATGGACGTCGGTTTGTTCGAGTCATCTGCCCATCGATCTTTTTATCGATCAAATGGTTAAACGCAGCCGCTGAGCCCGCCATTAATCCTATTCCGATCATTCCAAACAGAGTTTGCTGTAAAGGTAATCCGTTAGGCACCGCCAAACACATCCCAACTAGTGCGGTCAGCAACATCAAAGCCACGACCTTAGGTTTAGTCAACGTTAAATAGACCTTCCAAGTGGCTTTGTTTTTCGAGACCAGCTCATTTTTTAGAGCAGTTTCACCGTTGGTTGCTATCTCTTGACTGGCAGCTATCTCTTGGCTAGCAACTACCTCCTGGCCTGAAGCTGCACCTTGAAGCACCACTCTATGTTGTGTTGATGTTCTAGTGACCATGATTACCTCCTTGTAATACATCGTTCTTCATCAAGTACTCACTCGATTGACGTTGCCAAACCACAAAGTTTGTAACAACCATGGTGACAAGTAACAAAGCGGCCACCAAATTATGCAAAACGGCTACCGAGATCGGTAGGTGAAACCATACATTGCTGATCCCTAAACTGACCTGAGCAAACAACACTATCGCCAAAGTGAGAGCCAGCTTTTTTTGCGGTCCTTTTTCAAGCTTCCAAAGCTGATAAACAATCATCAACACCGTAAGTGTTGCGACGATCGCTCCGAACCGGTGCATGACATGTATGGTTAATCTCGCAGGATATTCCAACACACCAAACTCATAGTTATCATGGCCGTGTTGAGCAAAATCGAAGGCGTTCTTGAAATCTAAATAGCTTGTCCAATTCCCTTCGCAGATCGGTAATTGGGTACACACCAAAGCGGCATAATTAGACGACGTCCATCCACCAAGTAATATCTGGCCAACCACAACGATTAACCCAAACAATGCCCAAGCTTTGAGAGATGAATGAGAAATAGACTCACTAAAGTGATGTTGGACATTAGACAGGCGACAATAGAGTAAACAGAGTAGTGACAGTAGCGTGAACCCGCCCATAAGGTGTGCCATTACCACAACAGGCATCAGCTTTAGAGTAACCGTCCACATACCTAACAGGGCCTGAAAAATCACAGTGGCAGAAATAACCAGAGGAAGTCCAACAGAGGTGATGTTCTTTTTGATACACCAAGCGACAACAACGAAGATAAGTAACCCGAGCGAGCCAGCAAAGTAGCGATGTATCATCTCTATCCATGCTTTGTCTGCTTCAAGAGCTCGTTCTGGGAATTGGAGATTAGCTTCACTGATTGCTGTGGCATTGGATGGTACGGCAAGATTGCCATAACATCCTGGCCAATCAGGGCAGCCAAGACCAGCATCCGACAAACGAGTATAAGCGCCAAGCACAATAACGGTGAGTGTCAGTAAAATAGTCAGCCTCATGATTACCATGAGTACTTTGGGCGCTCCATTTTGCATCGCTTATCTCCCTTCTCGAATCACTGACAACGAATCATCACATCTTCGCTAATCCCAATATTTGTCTATTTAGTCAGCATTACCACTGATTAACCCACACGTGATAATTTGAGTAACTTCCTTAGGTCGTGGATCATCCCTTTGGATTGGCTAACTAGCTGAGACGGTTCAGAAACGCTCTTATACTCCATAACAAGCTGACCCAGTGGGTCAATAATCACAATCGATGCAGGAGCAAATTCGCCTCTCAATTGATCTCCACCAGCGAGAAACTCTAAATCAGGCTTGTTAATGGTTCCCTTCAGAGAAACTCCCTCAGCCACAAAAACCACCGCAGTGACTCGCTCTTTGTTCTTACCCAAAGCCAAGTAACTTTGATTGAGATAATGTAGTTGTTGTTCGCATAAGCTTTCGCAATCTGTCGGGGCGATATATCCGACCAACCAACCTTCTTCAGCCACAGGCAACGTGATACCAAAATCTTGCAAGGTCACCCTTGGTTCAACGAGTTCTCCGGAATTGGTAACACCTGCTGTGTACCAATGCTGATCCAGCACGGTTTTAGCAATAATGGCGGGCAAAGCAAAAATCAGAATCAGCCCTATCAACATCAGACGACCTTTCGAGCGACGCTTTTGCAATAACCGCGTTTCTTCTTCTGTTTTGCTTAAAGCTTGAGGTTTATTCATGTTAGTCCCTTACCTTGGGTGTCCCTTTCATATACCGATAACCAATTAACACCATCAAAAACAAAAGTACCGCTGCCATTACAAACCATTGAAATGAGTAACCGAAGTGCTTCTCAGGTTTCATTGCCGTCGGTCGCCATAACAACTCATAAGGCCACGATTCTAAGCTTTGCGGTTGGAAGACAAAGGGCAAAACGTCTTGTCCTGTGTACTCTGATAACGCTGTTATGTTGATGTTTTGAATTCTTTTAGGCATTGTGTTTTCTAAACCCAACTCATGACTTAGAGGATTCACTGAACGAGTGTACAAACGCCCTGACATATTGGTTGGTAGTGTTATGTTTCCTAGTTGTGGAAGCTCTCTTCTGTCATTACTTGCCGCAACGAACCCCAGATCGATCAATAACTGCTTTTCGGCCACTAAAGACTCGTTTTCATCTTTAAAGCGAACCTCACCCAACATGTAAATCACATACCCCACCGCTCCTTGGTTAACCTGATTGTCTAACAAGACCACTAAACCACTTGGTGTTTCCAATTCCACATCAACCTTCAAACCATTTAAAGACAGCTGTTCAGATGCACCTTGCGCTTGTATACGCGAGTCCTTCCATTCAGAGATAACCGTGTCCAATGACCTAGATGATTGCTGCGCTCTTTCTGATAGCTGTTGTTCATAACGCAATTTCTCGTTACCACGATCTAACTGCCACAAACCCAACTTGATTAAAATGCCGACTGAAACCACAGTTAAAACAACCGCTATCCAAAAACCTTTACTGCGGAATTTTTTTTCATCATGAATCAAGCGGTTTGGAGTTAGCACTATGATGTCATCAACCTTTGTCTTGTTATTTAATGTGGTTCTCGTTGTTCTGTTGCTGGTTATTGTTTTCAATCTAATGAAAGCACTTATCCAAATCGCGTCAGGTAAGCACAATGGAAAGCGACTGAGTCACTTCTTGGGTCGCCGAGTCATGCTATCAGCCATTGTCGTGCTGTTACTTCTGCTTGCTTTGGCTTCTGGGGTCATCACTCCTAACCCTCGTCCTTATTGATTCGACTTATACTCAGTGAATACCTAGTTCATGTTCTCACTAAAGCACGTACACAAACACGAACAACCCTAACCAAACCACATCAACAAAATGCCAATACCAACTCCCTGCCTGAAACGCAAAATGGTCTTTAGGAGAA is a window encoding:
- a CDS encoding DUF2909 family protein is translated as MMSSTFVLLFNVVLVVLLLVIVFNLMKALIQIASGKHNGKRLSHFLGRRVMLSAIVVLLLLLALASGVITPNPRPY
- the cyoE gene encoding heme o synthase: MVTRTSTQHRVVLQGAASGQEVVASQEIAASQEIATNGETALKNELVSKNKATWKVYLTLTKPKVVALMLLTALVGMCLAVPNGLPLQQTLFGMIGIGLMAGSAAAFNHLIDKKIDGQMTRTNRRPLPSGELSSVRVFSFAAGIGLLGFVTLVVWVNQLTAWLTFASLLGYAVIYTMYLKRATPQNIVIAGIAGAMPPLLGWTAVTNELHSNAWLLVMIIFIWTPPHFWALAIHRRDEYAKVNIPMLPVTHGIAYTKTSILLYTLLLSIVCILPVLVGMSSWIYLSASLVLNGGFVYHAWVLKYRDEPNMAMKTFKFSIYHLMILFVALLADHYLL
- a CDS encoding SURF1 family protein encodes the protein MLTPNRLIHDEKKFRSKGFWIAVVLTVVSVGILIKLGLWQLDRGNEKLRYEQQLSERAQQSSRSLDTVISEWKDSRIQAQGASEQLSLNGLKVDVELETPSGLVVLLDNQVNQGAVGYVIYMLGEVRFKDENESLVAEKQLLIDLGFVAASNDRRELPQLGNITLPTNMSGRLYTRSVNPLSHELGLENTMPKRIQNINITALSEYTGQDVLPFVFQPQSLESWPYELLWRPTAMKPEKHFGYSFQWFVMAAVLLFLMVLIGYRYMKGTPKVRD
- a CDS encoding COX15/CtaA family protein → MQNGAPKVLMVIMRLTILLTLTVIVLGAYTRLSDAGLGCPDWPGCYGNLAVPSNATAISEANLQFPERALEADKAWIEMIHRYFAGSLGLLIFVVVAWCIKKNITSVGLPLVISATVIFQALLGMWTVTLKLMPVVVMAHLMGGFTLLSLLCLLYCRLSNVQHHFSESISHSSLKAWALFGLIVVVGQILLGGWTSSNYAALVCTQLPICEGNWTSYLDFKNAFDFAQHGHDNYEFGVLEYPARLTIHVMHRFGAIVATLTVLMIVYQLWKLEKGPQKKLALTLAIVLFAQVSLGISNVWFHLPISVAVLHNLVAALLLVTMVVTNFVVWQRQSSEYLMKNDVLQGGNHGH